One Glycine soja cultivar W05 chromosome 7, ASM419377v2, whole genome shotgun sequence genomic window, ATGGATCTATCTGTATAACTTtgagatttaataaaaaaatacatttccatgTAGTTTGTATTATGTCATGCTGGTTTTATACTAATTGATTTTGCAACATTGATTTTGAAGTAAAGTGGTTTATGTTTGGacacttttattattaaaacaagTTAGTagtaaaactataaaattttgaatccaATGCAAAATCTACTTAAAGTTTCTTTAAGTCAAAATGAATTTTGGACCTAAAATCGATTCCTCAATGTAGGACAAACATTTCATTTTGTACCTAAAATCACATAAACCAGGATTTCAACTTGATTTGAAAATTGTAAATCCAAGCATGCACTTAAAACTTTACTACTGAAAGCACGTTtgactaaaagttaaaaatgtaACTCTTATTTcgatttaaaaatttcataccACAATTCTACTTATAAgataaaaacttgaaaacattCTCTTTAAACTCTCTATTAACCTAAACCAATTTAGCAAAACGATCACCCAAACACATGCAGCAAGAGCATTTTAATTTGTGTATATAACTACTACTTAAtactttataaatttaaaagctTTTTGATATATAGACTTATTAGATTATGATGACAGTAACCATCCATTAGAAGCATAGAAACATGAAGGCATGAAGCAGAGCTAATTGGGAATTAGCGAGTGACTAAACTGACCCGTAACCAGGCAAGTCAACAAGGTACCAGCTTTTGTTGACCAGGAAGTGATTGATGAGCTGCGTCTTCcctgcaacaacaacaacaacaacattgttACATCTTAGAATGTCGGTtataggcctaactcaaccctacaAAACTGGGATCTCCAACATTACGCAATTGTTACACTATTTTATGCTCATCACTAGTCGAAGACGCGGGATCTCCAACATTACGCAAGTTGTTCGAAATCAatttatagaaaagaaaaaggcacaaaaaaagaaagaagaagcttAACCTAACTAAGTAACTAACTAACCTGGTTTCTTAGAAGTGAGAGCAATCTCTTTCTTGCGGACGAGGGAATTGATGAGGGAGGATTTTCCGACGTTGGAGCGACCAAGAACGGCGAATTCAGGTCGGTTGTCTTTTGGGCAATCCCTGGCGCGGGCGCTGCTCTTTACGAACTGGACGTCCTTGATGTGGGAATCGCCGGCGTAGGGTCCGACGGCGATGTTGGAGCCGGGAAGGACCGTGGAGTCATTGACCTCGTCGGGTTCAATCCCTGGAGGGATGAATAGCTGGAATTCGAAGGAAGGAGGAGGGCTGGTGGTGGTTTTGGAAGCGTGGGTTGAATGGGAAAGAGGGTGGcggaaagagaagagagagggtGGTGTTGGTGTTTTGGAAATGGAGAGGGAAGAaggagagagagacagagaagaAGGGGTTTGGAATTGGAGACTGAGCTTCATCACTGCTCTTCTCACCAGCGCTGTCATCCTTCTTCGTACCCTTGGATTGGGGGTTCCAGTTTCCAAATTCCAATGCCGATAATAAATAGGGTTCGTTTTCGTTAACGACGTCGTGTTTTCACTTTTCTCATTTCTGGATAGAGTGGAGTCTAACTGATTAGTGTTAGTGGTTGCAGGATACAGCCAGAGAAAATGTtcgaaaacaaatatatatatatatatatatatatatatatatatatatatatatatatatatatgaattgtgAAGTCTGAAGAAcaattaagagagaaaaaaaaagatacatttttcttttattatttaaattaaaaaattatgacttaTTATTATATGGAAGAAACTAGCAAGTGTGAAACATtagtttatattaaataaaaattttattttttatgcaaagataaaaaaaaaagacaaatttgttgtttaattattttatgtaacaATGCTTGAGATTAAGAATTcaactaaattttgttattttatgctATTGTGTTTGATATTAAGAATAGAAGTGCAAGTGAACATAGTTTTTCACGTGATCTCATCTACGatcagaatttttattttgtaagaaaGGATGTTGAAGAGGAAAAGAAAGGAGAGGGAATAGTAGGCTGCATGGAGTAAAAAGGATGAGGAAGAAGAATGTTAAAAGTAGGGCTCGTTCACTTTACTCCATgagatttgtaaaataaaacattattctTTGAAATTCAACTATTTTCATCCTTAATGAATGTCGACATGTCTGTTAAAACAATGTGATTTTATTATGGGattcttgtttcttttattttcatttcttaaaTTCTTCATGGAGTAAAGTGAACGAGCTCTATTATGATTTTAGAAATTCTTAATAAACCATCAATTTAGTCAAAGAGACTAAGAGAGGCATCTACACTTATTAGGCACACAGACATATGtgaaaaaatctattaaaatgtataaaagtTACTTCTATCAATACGAATGAACGAGTCTTGAATATATCTTTAGAGTAGTATAACAGAGGAAGTACACTTTTTCTGTGAGGAATTTAGTGATAGCGGAATAGCAAAATGGGTTACCACTATAATTATTGAAAACTTTACTATATATACagcaaaaaattaacaaaaagggACAATTGCGGATAGTTAAAAGAATGAGAGCGTCTATGTGGAAACAATACAACACTCATCTTGCACATTTTTTCCCTCCAGCTCTGCAACGAATGATTTCTGTAGGTGGAATTTTAAACAAAACTACTAATAATATAATCACCCAAACAAAATTGTTAACTTGGTTCCATCTCTCTACCTCCAGCAACAACTTTGCGGTGGCGCCGTGAACCAGCTCGTCGATCTTTTCCACGCCTTCCAGGGCCTCTTCTAATGGGTGAGTTTGCACCCTTTTCAGGTGATGTTTCAAGCACTGGcaatggaggaggaggagatgGGGGAGGGGGTGAAGCTGGTGGCGCCAGGCGCAACAATAGATCCCTGTGGTATTTCTGTAAGCACCCAAACATGAGAGAAAAGTGACCATGAAATTCCATTAGCAATATAAAAAACATGACATTCAGAATACAGAAacaataacctttttttttttcttgagacAAGGTTTTCATCAAAAACCTCAACCAAGGTCGTTGTAGTACACTTATCATAACACAATTAAATTTTGTGAACTTAAAGGAAATGCTTGTATCATAAAACTAATGATGGAATGGAAATAGTGAAGTACTTAAAATAGTGAAATAAGGGGAAGTTCATATCTAAGTGTGACAAAATtaagagaaacaaagaaaaacaatgaaatgaaataaaggGGTTTATCTCTGAAAATATAAATGGGTAATCATCAATATGGAAAATGTTATCACATTAGTTGCTTACTAAAGAGTGCAAACATGCATGTGCACATCTTTATTGCATTACTAAATGTTTAACTGTTCAGAATCATGCACATGCATGTGCTCATCTTTATTGCATTACTAAATGTTTTTGTCTGTTCAGAATCAGCTTGTACCTTCTGGAAATCAATGCAATATAAAGTTTTAGTCAGATATAGAAACATGTCTAAATAGTTACCTGAACTACAAAGTTGCGTCTTTCACAATCCAAGAACatgttaaaatgaaaatctACCCTCGACAAAATTTTGTCCCTGACGGTTGAGAAACTAATCTGGTCCCTTGAAGTAAATCGGTCAACTTCATTGAACCAAAGACAAGCAAAGAGGTTGCTAATAGGAACATGCTCTCGTACTATCACACATCCTTCAGGAACATCTGTAGcgtttgaaaaatgtttttaaaaaaacaatgaaacagGTGCAACTCATCCTAGATAAGTACAGGAAGGCAGTTTTACCTACCACTTATAAGAGGAAGCTTAGCCTCTGTATATGGGGTCAATCCCTCTTTCTTGTAAAACTCTATCTGAAAGTCAATAGAGGCATTATCATACTTTCCAGCAGCTTTATTTGCCTCAGCCTCAATGAATACATCAAAGCGTCTATAATGTTTTGATATTGCAAAAGTAGCATTCTTTCTCCACAAAAACCTAAACAAGTGTGAAGGGAGTTTAGGTGTCAAAACATGTATTATGGATACATAAAGCAAAATATAGCTTGTAAAAAGTCAGAAAAATCATGTATGAAATATGACCCCAAATTAATTACAATTTGGTACACACTCCAAATTAACATACATACAAATCCAGTAAAATCTAAAGCTTTATTTTCATagaaaaaatacaatatatatcAGTATCTTGTTCATCCATGAACAAATTGTTACACCTTGGAAAGTCACTCAAAATGGAAGGTAAATTCAGCAGAGTGAAGGgaagagaagaatcaaacaaaatcaattgCAAAACCAACAATATTGTGCAGTAaacatcaacaaaataaaaaatgaaagcatCAAGGCTGTTAACATTTCAATTACACAACCTCTAAATGACAGTCCTATAAGCTGAGGTAAGCATTTGACAAGATTCTAGTACTTGCATATAAGTAATATTAATGTTACAAGCCTATAAAATATTTCCCAGAGGAAAGGCAATAAAGGAGATAATTGATGGATAAGGCTCCTCTCAAGTAAGCTTATTTTTTAGTGCTCAAAGAAGGGTATATCCACCATTGAATTTTAGTGAGTTATGATCACaatgtattttaaattagtCGAGAGTGGATATACCCTTACTTGTATGCTTCAGAGACAAAATTCACTTTCAACTTTTCCATAACTGAAAACTCCACTTATGCCAGCCCTCAATGAGCTCTAATGTCAGACAGAGATCAATTTGAAGAAATATCTACACCACAAGACAATAATTATCCTAATATCAACAAAACAGAGGCAAAGATCAAGACTTCTGATCCAATCTTATCTACAGTATGCATTGATTTTCTAGCCAGTAATCACGGGCTTCTAGTCTCATGTTACCATACCTCAGTAGCCCCCAAAACAAACAATTTTACACCAAGCTGTCATAAATGGTATTTTGGGATCTGCAAGCAGGCATGCCATGCAGACCAGATGGGAAGTTTGGGAGGAAGGAAAATGAGTCACATGTAGGAGCTATGCAGAGctattgtttcttttcttttggtttatTCTTATTTCTTAGAGGACTTcttattctccttttttttgtttccctaCTTCTTTCTCATTCAAAAAAAGCACGAGAGATTGTATTGGTGCATCAGGTGTTTCTGGGCCCATGCAGCTGAAAATATTGAGTCCCAACTCCCAAGTGCAATAAACTATAGGGCTTGTTTTTTAAGGTTCCTAAAAGTTAAACTAGCAGTCTATCGGGGATTAATTGAAAGTGGAACTATAGTAGAGTTTAATCTAGTTGATTAGTAAGTTATCCTCATTTTCCACTGCTATGGTCTGAAAAGACTATTTTATCATTGGTTAGCAATCTACTCCGCAACATACAATagtagaaaaataagaaaatctaCAGCTTGAGTATTGGCAACCATTTCAAGGCAGAACGCTCTGTGGTAAGACCattcatttgttttctttgaaaactcGTAACTACACTAAGGACATAATCTATAGAAAATCTGAATGGGCCTTTGTGTCTAGATAGATTAATATGTCACCTTCACCTTGGGCAGGAAAGAAATTCCGTACTTGGACTTAAAAGAATTTTCATGTTAAGCTATAACAATCAGAGAAAGATATTAATGAAGCAGCAAGCACATAATATGGAGATATGTGAGTTGCACCTTCAATCTTGGAGGACAAATCATGCACTGGATTGTGAAGAGAATATAAGCATATAGACTTACAGTGCAATTGTTACATGTAGCAAAACTACATGAATAACAATCTAGTTAAAGCAAGGGATGCATACTAACAAACATCAAACTCTTATCACCTCATCTAGTCCCACGGTGGATCTAGTTTGAAACATGTAAGCAGTCTTAAAGCAAAATAGCAGGCATATCGTATCTATCTCAAACAGAAGTGGATAGAACAGTAAACCACATGCCAAACTACATATAAAACTAAGCATGGGACTGAAATGAGAATATTTACATCACATTCACATATAGAATGAATAGGTATAGGGGTATAATATTATATGCAGTAACAAAGAGATACACCGGAATATACCTTTCAAGAATTTGATATGGATCCACAACAAGCTCAAGCTTCCCATCAAGCCATATAGAATAGCGAGCATTCGGAACCAATCTATGCAACAAAAGCTTTGGAATCTGTGGAAAAGGTGGTAAAATTTATAGGGTATGTAAAGTACTACTTTAGGAACATGAAAACACATCAGCACCTAgtcaaaagtttaattttattcaattcatACATAGGATCTAGCCAATACTAGGAGGTCTATTGATCTAAGAATTTTCCCCTCCCCTTTCTGTGTATTGAGGACAAATCAGTACAGCAATATTAACGGACAGGTAGAATACAAAAAGATGAAACCACAGCCAAAAAGTATTACTTTTCTACACAAACAATTAGATCATAAAGAACCACATAGTAAAAAATGTTTCAGTAACAAAAATGGCTAACATCCCATATGCTAATTTCTATTTCAGTCACCATGGGTCTGGTGAATTATGTAACTCTGACCTTTCCTGTCCGTCTTGCATCAGGGTAAGGAAGATTACGAGCAACAATAGTTCTCCATAAACCAATCTTCTTGCTGATTCCCAATTTACCAGAACTAATCAGATATTTTTCTGTTTGTTCATCTACAAACATAAGGAAGCATACAGTCTTCCTTGAATAATCACTTATATTGTTTGGCTCATTTATCACATCAAAGTTTCCTgaacaataaatttgatataCTATCAATTACAAGCttataaacaagtaaataaatgCAGAAATCACATAATACAGACCAAATATGGCTGATGCAACAACCACTCCATCACACTGCTCCATTTCAAAAAGGTCAGCTCCATCAATGTCAAATCCTGTGTTGCGGCCAGGTTTAATTCCTCTAACAAATCTGATTGGTATATTCATTATTGAAGATGGAGAATGAATTCATGTCAGTAAGAAATTACAAGAATGCTTAATTACTAGCGCAGACAACTATAACCACAAAGAACATTCCTTGGTGGGTATAGATGTTACTTATTAGGGAAACATTCAACAAAAAGCAAAACATACCCACAGTGCACAGTCATCGACTCTCGTATATCAAAAGAATCATTTCTCTGCTTCAAAGTAGGATACCCACCAAAGTCTGAACCACCAAATTCTCCATCTCTACTTAAATTTTCTTCATAGACATATGTTAAATTCCCAAGGACCGGTGAAGGTGAGGGCAATGCTGGCATCAGTCCAATGGCTTCTTCCACAGGAAGGTAACACACTGGGCATGCTAAAACATAACACAAGCCTAAATATTCAGTAGAAAGTAGAAATACCATACACATTAGGCGATCTAAAATATATCCCATGCCGTCCATACAGTCATATATCACAACTTCCAAAAACTAATTGATATATGCAAGGATGATGGAAACTATTCCAAATTATTAAGTGTCAAATAGTGTATAAGAAAGATATCTTATCTAGCAAAATAGTAAACTAAAACTTACGACGTGGCCCAGTACGCTTTTTATCAGCAGGCGGGGGAGGGAGTGTGAAGCTATTACACGGATGCCCTGGAGGAAGATGGTAGCCCAAAAAATAACCCGTGGGTGGAGGGAGTAATACCAATCTCTTAGTTAAGCCCATTGCATTTGTCATAGAGTTCTCAAATGTAGAATCACTTTTAGACACACTTTCATTAACATTAATGTTTGTCACAGTGTTTCCGTCCTGAGAATCTTCACCTGAAAGCAAGCCACACCACAAGCACCGTGCTATGTTCTAATTAAGGTAGAAATCAAACAACATATGCAAATCACAACTCACAGCACATTGTAGTATACCCAGTTGAGCCAATCAAAAGAACAAGATAACAACGGCAtatcaaaactaaaaatatgaaaGCTCAAATTGTAATCCCAAATCCACCCTACCGGGTATCCTCCCTTTGGAGGCAATTCTGTTCAATACACTATCAGACACTAGACACCTCTTCAAACATGTATTTGAACCGTGGTTCACCACACATTATTGTAATCCCTCCTAGTTATCCTCCCTTCAGACGCAATCCTGTTTGAGACACTATCAA contains:
- the LOC114419546 gene encoding GTP-binding protein At2g22870-like, producing MTALVRRAVMKLSLQFQTPSSLSLSPSSLSISKTPTPPSLFSFRHPLSHSTHASKTTTSPPPSFEFQLFIPPGIEPDEVNDSTVLPGSNIAVGPYAGDSHIKDVQFVKSSARARDCPKDNRPEFAVLGRSNVGKSSLINSLVRKKEIALTSKKPGKTQLINHFLVNKSWYLVDLPGYGFAKAPEAAKTDWSSFTKGYFLNKSTLVAVLLLIDASVPPQKIDLDCANWLGRNNIPITFVFTKCDKMKVAKGKRPDENIRDFQELIRQNYKQHPPWIMTSSATGMGRDELLLHMSQLRNYWDQ
- the LOC114419547 gene encoding uncharacterized protein LOC114419547, producing MSAPLGIGIRSGSYGSLDKQVQNGTSRKASKMLKEKEKERLFLWICKFAGRKKVGMLFLCLISAAVFVWVLYVGKGEDSQDGNTVTNINVNESVSKSDSTFENSMTNAMGLTKRLVLLPPPTGYFLGYHLPPGHPCNSFTLPPPPADKKRTGPRPCPVCYLPVEEAIGLMPALPSPSPVLGNLTYVYEENLSRDGEFGGSDFGGYPTLKQRNDSFDIRESMTVHCGFVRGIKPGRNTGFDIDGADLFEMEQCDGVVVASAIFGNFDVINEPNNISDYSRKTVCFLMFVDEQTEKYLISSGKLGISKKIGLWRTIVARNLPYPDARRTGKIPKLLLHRLVPNARYSIWLDGKLELVVDPYQILERFLWRKNATFAISKHYRRFDVFIEAEANKAAGKYDNASIDFQIEFYKKEGLTPYTEAKLPLISDVPEGCVIVREHVPISNLFACLWFNEVDRFTSRDQISFSTVRDKILSRVDFHFNMFLDCERRNFVVQKYHRDLLLRLAPPASPPPPSPPPPLPVLETSPEKGANSPIRRGPGRRGKDRRAGSRRHRKVVAGGREMEPS